In Dehalogenimonas etheniformans, one genomic interval encodes:
- the kaiC gene encoding circadian clock protein KaiC translates to MSAKSSSPTAMPKLEKVSSGIHGLDEITGGGLPKGRPTLIYGSAGSGKTLMSIEFLIRGAILYNEPGVFISFEETEEELATNVSSLGFDLSGLIAAKKIFVDYVAVERSEIEETGEYDLEGLFVRLSSAINAVKAKRVVIDTIEVLFAGLNDKGIVRAELRRLFRWLKGKGVTTIVTGERGGETTLTRHGLEEYVSDCVIFLDNRVNDQLSTRRIRIIKYRGSSHSTNEFPFLIDEQGLSILPINTIRLNYPVSNEGVPSGVDRLDIMLGGKGFIKGTSILVSGMVGTGKTSLAAHLVDTACRRGQKCLYYAFEEAPDQIMRNMTSIGIDLKPWVEKGLLHFHATRVSEEGLEKHLLVMQKEAEKYRPDVVIVDALTDFISLGPGNEVRLMILRIVDYFKMHQITAMFSSMSARADLEETGVGLSSAFDTWIHLVNVQNNQERNRTMTIVKSRGMAHSNQVREFVLTNKGVKLVDIYATPAGSFMGTARIAQMAADQAAGVTREEGVTARERQLQQQRRALEAKIDALRAEFEAEAKESELTIAEEKAKIKAISDDRKMLDRQRKAEDKKAKTGV, encoded by the coding sequence ATGTCCGCCAAATCCAGTTCCCCGACAGCCATGCCTAAATTGGAAAAAGTTTCTTCCGGAATCCATGGCCTCGATGAAATAACGGGGGGCGGTTTACCTAAAGGCAGACCTACCCTGATCTATGGCAGCGCAGGCTCGGGAAAGACGTTAATGTCTATCGAATTCCTGATCCGCGGCGCTATCCTATATAACGAACCGGGAGTATTCATAAGTTTCGAGGAGACAGAAGAGGAGCTGGCCACCAATGTCAGTTCACTCGGCTTCGATTTAAGCGGGCTTATCGCAGCAAAGAAGATATTCGTCGATTACGTGGCGGTGGAACGCAGCGAAATCGAAGAAACCGGAGAATACGACCTTGAAGGCCTGTTCGTTCGCCTGAGCAGCGCAATCAACGCCGTCAAGGCTAAACGGGTCGTTATCGATACAATTGAAGTGTTATTTGCCGGATTAAACGATAAAGGCATAGTACGGGCTGAACTACGACGTCTATTCAGGTGGCTCAAGGGAAAAGGAGTCACTACCATCGTCACAGGCGAAAGAGGCGGCGAAACTACGCTGACCCGTCACGGCCTCGAAGAATATGTCTCCGATTGCGTCATCTTCCTGGATAACCGAGTTAATGACCAACTGTCAACGCGCCGCATACGCATCATCAAGTACCGCGGATCAAGCCACAGCACCAACGAATTCCCATTCCTGATCGACGAACAGGGGCTATCGATCCTGCCAATTAATACAATCAGACTCAACTACCCGGTATCAAACGAAGGCGTACCAAGCGGCGTCGACCGGCTCGATATCATGCTAGGGGGGAAAGGATTTATCAAAGGAACGTCGATACTGGTGTCCGGCATGGTCGGCACGGGCAAGACCAGCCTCGCGGCCCATCTTGTCGACACCGCCTGCCGCCGCGGTCAGAAATGCCTTTACTACGCATTCGAGGAAGCACCGGACCAGATAATGCGCAACATGACCTCCATAGGCATTGATTTGAAACCGTGGGTGGAGAAAGGACTCCTGCACTTCCACGCCACCCGGGTTTCGGAAGAGGGGCTGGAGAAGCATCTGCTGGTAATGCAGAAAGAGGCTGAAAAATACAGGCCGGACGTGGTCATCGTCGATGCGCTGACGGACTTTATTTCACTCGGTCCCGGAAATGAAGTCAGGTTGATGATCCTGCGCATCGTGGACTATTTCAAGATGCACCAGATTACAGCCATGTTCTCCAGCATGTCAGCGCGCGCCGACCTCGAAGAGACCGGAGTCGGTCTATCGTCGGCCTTCGACACCTGGATCCACCTGGTCAACGTCCAGAACAACCAGGAGCGAAACCGCACTATGACCATCGTCAAGTCACGCGGCATGGCACACTCCAACCAGGTCAGGGAATTTGTTTTGACCAATAAAGGCGTTAAACTGGTAGACATTTACGCCACTCCAGCCGGCTCTTTCATGGGTACGGCGCGGATAGCACAGATGGCAGCGGACCAGGCAGCCGGGGTTACCCGTGAGGAAGGTGTGACTGCCAGGGAGAGACAATTGCAACAGCAACGGCGCGCCCTGGAAGCGAAAATAGACGCCCTGCGGGCAGAGTTCGAGGCAGAAGCCAAGGAATCAGAGTTGACCATCGCTGAGGAGAAGGCAAAAATAAAGGCTATATCCGACGACCGCAAGATGCTGGACAGGCAAAGAAAAGCCGAGGACAAGAAAGCCAAGACCGGAGTATGA
- a CDS encoding circadian clock KaiB family protein, producing the protein MEKVKGPPYGDTEPAEEWKLRLFVTDWNPRCIVAYRNLKKICQEDLENKCSIEVIDILEQPDIARQEQIVAIPALKKILPKPSRILVGDFSKKEKVLKALDVERWLHG; encoded by the coding sequence ATGGAAAAAGTAAAAGGCCCGCCCTATGGGGACACCGAGCCAGCCGAAGAATGGAAACTGCGCCTGTTCGTTACAGACTGGAATCCCCGGTGTATAGTGGCCTACCGGAACCTGAAAAAGATTTGCCAAGAAGACCTTGAAAACAAATGCTCTATCGAGGTAATCGACATACTGGAACAACCCGATATCGCCCGCCAGGAGCAAATTGTAGCTATACCCGCGCTCAAGAAAATTTTACCGAAGCCCAGCCGGATATTGGTGGGCGATTTTTCAAAGAAGGAGAAGGTCCTCAAAGCACTGGATGTCGAACGGTGGCTGCACGGTTAG
- a CDS encoding circadian clock KaiB family protein — MATKTIEKILKKPETWQLRLYVAGQTPKSLAAFANLKKICEEHLKGQCTIEVVDLLENPKLAKGDQILAIPTLVRKLPQPLRKIIGDLSNTERVLVGLNILPLEI, encoded by the coding sequence ATGGCGACAAAGACAATAGAGAAAATACTTAAAAAACCGGAGACATGGCAGCTGCGCCTTTACGTCGCCGGGCAGACACCAAAGTCGCTGGCGGCGTTCGCCAACCTGAAAAAGATCTGTGAAGAACACCTTAAAGGTCAATGCACTATCGAGGTTGTCGACCTGCTGGAAAACCCGAAGCTGGCTAAAGGCGACCAGATCCTGGCCATTCCCACCCTGGTGAGGAAACTGCCGCAACCTTTGAGAAAGATCATCGGCGACCTATCAAACACGGAACGTGTCCTTGTCGGCCTTAATATTCTTCCCCTGGAGATCTGA
- a CDS encoding circadian clock KaiB family protein encodes MEYEREPETTSATGKFEAALIESDKGKYVLRLYITGMTRRSQIALRNLEKVCAEHLGDRCELEVIDIYQQPNLAKSDQILAIPTLIKKLPLPVKRLIGDLSKEDRIILGLNLEPKPKQKKMKTGDGTEPKNE; translated from the coding sequence GTGGAATATGAACGAGAGCCTGAAACAACTTCAGCGACCGGAAAATTTGAAGCTGCGCTGATTGAAAGCGATAAAGGAAAATATGTCCTGAGGCTCTATATCACCGGCATGACCCGCCGTTCCCAGATCGCCCTCCGCAACCTGGAGAAGGTCTGTGCCGAGCACCTGGGAGACCGGTGCGAACTAGAGGTTATCGACATCTACCAGCAGCCGAACCTGGCCAAGAGCGACCAAATACTCGCCATCCCGACGCTGATAAAAAAACTACCTCTGCCGGTAAAACGATTAATCGGCGACCTTTCAAAAGAAGACAGAATTATCCTAGGCCTGAACTTAGAGCCAAAGCCTAAGCAAAAGAAAATGAAGACTGGCGATGGAACAGAACCAAAAAACGAATGA
- a CDS encoding PAS domain-containing sensor histidine kinase: MEQNQKTNELEAEVNRLSEQLTECKETLRAITSGEVDALVVNTPMGDQVFTLQGADTVYRTAIENINEGAITVSAEGIILYSNRYFSTMMQTGLNRVMGSSIFEYIVPESVELFQTLLKQNGHGEVRFRSRLGHNVPAFVSVKKLHLDSLDSVCVMITDLTRQKRSEELIRQGAMIQSILAQSPNAVIVCDESGTITYASSSAHHIFGHHLLGKTFDEISGNLRISKERPSFSSIKSGSFQPDTTTVFGMQNGSLQHFLLRSTQFCSDKPLGYVITLTNVTALKEAEQLKDDFIGMVSHEIRTPLTVLIGALGVAMSEGVTPEDSSAMLQDALEGAESLEQIVTNLVELSRYQSDRINLHKEFIDIGALVRDFGKRRLTKIASNRLIFEISDSLGRVKADRVRIDLILLNLLSNAVKYSPEESKIKVRVIREDGNVVISVIDNGVGIPIEQQATLFTPFTRLENIRRPAKGLGLGLLVCKRLVEAHGGKIWVESKPGEGSTFSFTLPLG, from the coding sequence ATGGAACAGAACCAAAAAACGAATGAACTAGAAGCGGAGGTCAACCGCCTGAGTGAACAGCTCACCGAGTGCAAAGAGACACTCCGGGCAATCACAAGCGGCGAGGTTGACGCGCTGGTGGTCAACACTCCCATGGGCGACCAGGTGTTCACACTCCAGGGCGCCGACACCGTTTACCGCACGGCTATAGAGAATATCAACGAAGGCGCCATCACAGTATCCGCAGAAGGAATTATCCTGTATTCCAACCGCTATTTTTCAACGATGATGCAAACCGGTTTGAACCGGGTGATGGGATCTTCAATATTCGAGTATATCGTTCCGGAAAGCGTTGAACTTTTCCAAACGCTGCTTAAACAGAACGGCCATGGAGAAGTAAGGTTCCGTTCAAGACTCGGTCACAATGTTCCGGCCTTCGTTTCGGTTAAAAAATTGCATCTGGACAGCCTAGATTCGGTCTGCGTCATGATAACCGATCTGACCCGCCAGAAACGCAGCGAAGAACTTATCAGACAAGGCGCAATGATACAATCAATCCTGGCACAATCGCCCAACGCGGTAATCGTCTGCGACGAATCAGGGACCATTACCTATGCCAGTTCTTCAGCCCACCACATATTCGGGCATCACCTTTTGGGTAAAACATTCGATGAAATCTCCGGCAATCTGCGGATCTCTAAAGAGAGACCATCCTTTTCATCTATAAAGAGCGGCAGTTTTCAGCCTGACACCACGACGGTTTTCGGGATGCAAAACGGCAGCCTCCAGCATTTCCTGCTGCGTTCAACCCAGTTTTGTTCTGACAAGCCGCTTGGTTATGTCATTACCCTGACGAATGTTACGGCACTCAAGGAGGCGGAACAGCTCAAAGACGACTTTATCGGGATGGTGTCGCACGAGATACGAACCCCGCTGACCGTATTGATAGGCGCCCTCGGTGTGGCGATGAGCGAGGGCGTGACTCCGGAAGACTCGAGTGCGATGCTGCAGGATGCCTTGGAAGGGGCTGAGTCACTGGAGCAAATAGTGACTAACCTGGTCGAATTGTCGCGCTACCAATCCGACCGCATAAACCTCCACAAAGAATTCATCGACATTGGCGCCCTCGTCAGGGATTTTGGTAAAAGGAGATTAACCAAGATCGCTTCGAATCGATTGATATTTGAAATATCCGACAGCCTGGGGCGGGTGAAGGCTGACCGGGTCAGGATAGACCTGATCCTTTTGAACCTCCTGAGCAACGCGGTGAAGTATTCACCCGAGGAAAGTAAGATAAAGGTCAGAGTAATTCGCGAAGATGGCAATGTCGTCATCAGTGTCATTGATAATGGCGTTGGAATCCCGATCGAACAACAGGCGACATTATTCACTCCTTTTACCAGATTGGAAAACATAAGACGACCGGCAAAAGGCCTGGGGCTGGGATTACTGGTCTGCAAACGGCTTGTTGAAGCACACGGCGGTAAAATCTGGGTAGAATCCAAACCAGGAGAAGGTTCGACTTTCAGTTTTACGCTGCCGTTAGGCTGA
- a CDS encoding response regulator — MSDPACKKRILIVDDEPYIGKIFSLKLKLSGYDVAATCSGAEAIELVRNDHFDAVLLDIFMPEVTGLDVLDAVRKFSKVPIIVFSARTTSPNWHSQWGLMIALPNR; from the coding sequence ATGTCGGATCCCGCCTGCAAAAAACGCATACTTATCGTCGATGACGAGCCATACATCGGCAAGATCTTCAGCCTGAAGCTGAAGTTGTCCGGCTATGACGTGGCAGCCACTTGTAGCGGTGCCGAAGCCATCGAACTGGTCCGGAATGATCATTTCGACGCAGTCCTACTGGACATTTTCATGCCGGAAGTGACCGGCCTGGATGTTCTTGATGCCGTCAGGAAATTTTCTAAAGTCCCGATAATCGTCTTTTCAGCCCGCACGACGTCGCCGAATTGGCACAGTCAATGGGGGCTGATGATTGCGTTGCCAAACCGATAA
- a CDS encoding PadR family transcriptional regulator, with amino-acid sequence MVDTYEAVKKFQKELNGGTAALVLLGVMNGAKNPMYGYQIAKHVEKKARDVDIMKQGALYPVLRSLESSGLLESEVEPSVSGPPRRYYRITPSGRQTLQSFKEIWNETRDFVDSVLRGEDDDQ; translated from the coding sequence ATGGTCGATACTTACGAAGCGGTCAAAAAATTCCAGAAGGAACTAAACGGCGGCACGGCTGCCCTGGTTCTGCTCGGGGTTATGAACGGAGCCAAAAATCCAATGTACGGCTACCAGATCGCCAAGCACGTCGAGAAAAAGGCCAGAGACGTAGACATCATGAAACAGGGGGCACTCTACCCTGTTTTGCGGTCGCTTGAAAGCTCCGGGCTTCTGGAAAGCGAGGTTGAGCCATCGGTTTCCGGGCCGCCGCGACGCTATTACAGGATAACCCCTTCCGGACGCCAGACACTCCAAAGTTTCAAAGAAATCTGGAACGAGACCCGTGACTTCGTGGATTCTGTCCTAAGAGGAGAAGACGATGATCAATAG
- a CDS encoding sensor domain-containing protein has product MINSIEEYLSELKKELAGSDPATIQDALADAEEYLMTALSGAVGQNPDINKAEALSSIISKYGEPVEVAAAYRENESRTPPAFAHVTVPHVAEGVPEAPAPDRRGFFGRFFGVFAEPKAWGSLFYLVLALVTGTIYFTWAVTGLAVSVSLLILIIGLPVAALFLLSVRGIALVEGRLVEALLGVRMPRRMRFAPKNTSLWQKLKNLLTDRHTWFSIVYMIVQLPLGIFYFTLFVTLIAFSLGLAFGPIVLSILNIPAYSTDSYEYFAPVWITPFTAVIGAFLLTGTMHLAKALGKIQGAIAKGLLVRQ; this is encoded by the coding sequence ATGATCAATAGCATCGAGGAATATTTATCTGAACTCAAGAAAGAACTGGCAGGCAGCGATCCCGCCACCATTCAGGACGCACTGGCTGATGCCGAGGAATATCTCATGACCGCCCTTAGCGGCGCTGTGGGTCAAAATCCAGACATCAATAAGGCTGAGGCGTTGTCCAGCATCATCAGCAAATACGGCGAACCGGTGGAAGTCGCTGCGGCTTATCGAGAAAACGAGTCCCGCACTCCTCCGGCATTTGCACATGTGACTGTACCTCATGTAGCCGAAGGCGTCCCGGAGGCACCTGCCCCCGACCGGCGCGGATTTTTCGGGCGGTTCTTCGGCGTGTTCGCTGAACCGAAGGCCTGGGGATCGCTGTTTTATCTGGTCCTGGCGCTGGTAACCGGCACCATTTATTTTACCTGGGCGGTCACCGGCCTGGCCGTCTCCGTGAGCCTGTTGATCTTGATCATCGGCCTGCCTGTAGCCGCGCTGTTCCTGCTCTCCGTGAGAGGCATCGCGCTTGTCGAGGGGCGACTGGTGGAAGCACTGCTCGGTGTTAGAATGCCACGCAGAATGCGTTTCGCTCCAAAAAACACTTCACTCTGGCAAAAACTCAAGAACCTGCTTACGGACAGACATACCTGGTTTTCCATCGTGTATATGATCGTGCAGCTACCGCTTGGAATCTTCTATTTCACGCTGTTCGTCACGCTTATCGCCTTTTCGCTCGGGCTGGCGTTCGGGCCGATTGTACTGTCGATCTTGAACATTCCGGCATACAGCACGGACTCATATGAATACTTTGCCCCGGTCTGGATCACACCTTTTACCGCTGTGATCGGTGCGTTCTTACTGACCGGCACCATGCATTTGGCGAAGGCTCTGGGGAAAATTCAGGGAGCTATAGCCAAGGGTTTGCTGGTGAGGCAATAA
- a CDS encoding cupin domain-containing protein produces the protein MLPVMTNEILHKSFKTPDQTMTPPNTKVEIVKLGDYTFTKYTFQPGWRWSKDIKPIMKTDFDQVPHVAYQISGRMVIKLAQGKEVEVGPDEPNIVPAGHDAWVIGNEPAVYLTVEMGTKG, from the coding sequence ATGTTACCGGTGATGACCAATGAGATTTTGCATAAGAGTTTCAAAACTCCTGACCAGACGATGACCCCGCCCAACACTAAAGTCGAAATTGTGAAATTGGGTGATTACACTTTCACCAAATACACTTTCCAACCCGGTTGGCGGTGGTCCAAAGACATTAAGCCGATCATGAAGACTGATTTTGACCAGGTCCCCCATGTAGCCTACCAAATCTCGGGAAGAATGGTCATAAAGCTGGCCCAGGGCAAAGAAGTTGAAGTTGGCCCGGACGAACCCAACATTGTGCCTGCGGGACATGATGCCTGGGTAATTGGCAATGAACCCGCCGTCTACCTGACGGTTGAGATGGGAACTAAAGGGTAG
- the rsgA gene encoding ribosome small subunit-dependent GTPase A, with product MSARLTGKLRFQTMGPETAIPAVGDWVLIQPVPAEKKGMIHGVLPRKSAFSRKVAGECAAEQVVAANVDFVFIVAGLDGGRSFNLRRIERYLTLAWNSGAVPVVVLNKADMVESADAFVRAVEEIAPGISVHPVSALTGNGLGVLRSYLTEGTTIGFLGSSGVGKSALINALLGNKKQDIGEVRADDRMGRHTTTMRQLIPVPGGGVVIDTPGMREIQMWTDDSGLDGAFSDISELARGCRFNDCSHSSEFGCAVIAAVDRGELDLARLENYRKLQKELEYVSSREADNTRQYEKAKFKPIAKLVKQLKKG from the coding sequence ATGTCGGCCCGACTGACCGGCAAGCTGCGGTTCCAAACTATGGGACCGGAAACTGCCATCCCGGCGGTAGGTGATTGGGTTTTGATTCAACCTGTACCCGCCGAAAAAAAGGGAATGATCCACGGTGTGTTGCCCCGGAAAAGCGCATTTTCAAGGAAAGTCGCCGGAGAATGCGCCGCCGAGCAGGTTGTTGCCGCCAATGTTGACTTCGTGTTCATCGTCGCTGGCCTGGATGGCGGCAGAAGTTTCAACCTGAGAAGGATTGAACGCTACCTGACGCTCGCCTGGAACAGCGGAGCCGTCCCCGTCGTCGTCTTGAACAAAGCGGATATGGTCGAAAGCGCCGACGCCTTTGTCAGAGCCGTCGAAGAAATCGCGCCCGGGATTTCGGTCCATCCCGTCAGCGCTTTAACCGGGAACGGGCTCGGCGTTCTGCGATCCTACCTCACAGAGGGCACCACCATCGGATTTCTGGGGTCGTCGGGGGTAGGCAAGTCAGCCTTGATCAACGCCTTGCTGGGCAACAAGAAACAGGATATTGGAGAAGTCCGCGCCGACGATCGCATGGGCAGGCATACCACTACCATGCGGCAGTTGATTCCAGTTCCCGGAGGGGGAGTCGTCATTGACACACCGGGCATGCGTGAAATCCAGATGTGGACCGATGACAGCGGTCTCGATGGGGCTTTTTCCGATATAAGCGAACTCGCCCGCGGCTGTCGCTTCAATGACTGCAGCCATTCCTCGGAATTTGGTTGCGCCGTCATCGCTGCTGTTGATCGGGGAGAATTGGATTTGGCCAGGCTGGAAAATTATCGCAAGTTGCAAAAAGAGCTGGAATACGTGAGTTCTCGGGAAGCAGACAATACTCGCCAGTACGAAAAGGCGAAGTTCAAGCCGATAGCGAAATTAGTTAAACAACTGAAAAAAGGCTAA
- the rsfS gene encoding ribosome silencing factor produces MADIASEKQATDIIVTDVRGISSITDYQVVLSADNTRLARAILDEVTEKLKKEGQRPLHSEGIGPDQDWLIVDYGPVMMHVFTPEKRTLFDFDRLWPAAKTVLALQ; encoded by the coding sequence ATCGCCGACATCGCATCAGAAAAACAGGCAACGGATATCATCGTCACCGACGTTCGGGGCATCTCAAGCATTACAGATTACCAGGTAGTACTGTCGGCGGATAACACCCGCCTGGCTCGCGCTATCCTCGACGAAGTCACCGAGAAATTGAAGAAGGAAGGCCAGCGGCCGCTTCATTCCGAGGGCATCGGCCCTGACCAGGATTGGCTCATTGTCGACTACGGCCCGGTGATGATGCACGTTTTCACCCCAGAAAAGCGGACTCTGTTCGATTTCGACCGGTTGTGGCCCGCCGCCAAGACGGTCCTCGCCCTTCAATAG